The following are encoded together in the Rhodopirellula bahusiensis genome:
- the ygiD gene encoding 4,5-DOPA-extradiol-dioxygenase — protein MAMTSGAVTIGTSLRAMTDTLPEDGHVMPAFFIGHGSPMNALEDNEFTRGWKAEMANVRKPAAILCVSAHWLTRGTWVTAMDHPKTIHDFGGFPRELSEAQYTAPGLPELARRVSETVQGTPIGLDQDWGLDHGTWSVLKPVFPKADLPVVQVSIDLSKPGAWHYELAKELSNLRRRGVLILGSGNIVHNLRWMDGQRLDQGFDWALETNELTNRLILNRDHAKLCDYQSLGKSAARAIPTPDHYYPLLYTLALQGPQEDVKIFNDKAVLGSITMTSVRIG, from the coding sequence ATGGCAATGACAAGTGGAGCGGTGACGATCGGAACGTCACTGCGAGCCATGACAGACACCTTGCCCGAAGACGGCCACGTGATGCCCGCTTTCTTCATCGGACACGGAAGCCCGATGAATGCACTGGAAGACAACGAGTTCACACGTGGTTGGAAAGCCGAAATGGCCAACGTGCGCAAACCCGCTGCGATTCTCTGCGTCTCCGCTCACTGGCTCACCCGTGGCACTTGGGTCACTGCGATGGATCACCCCAAGACGATTCATGACTTCGGTGGCTTCCCACGGGAACTTTCTGAGGCTCAGTACACGGCTCCAGGTCTTCCCGAGTTGGCGCGACGGGTCAGTGAAACAGTCCAAGGAACGCCCATTGGTTTGGATCAAGACTGGGGATTGGATCACGGCACTTGGTCCGTGTTGAAGCCCGTCTTCCCCAAGGCAGATCTCCCGGTCGTGCAAGTCAGCATCGACCTGTCCAAACCCGGCGCGTGGCACTATGAATTGGCCAAAGAATTGAGCAATCTTCGCCGTCGCGGGGTGCTGATCCTTGGCAGCGGCAACATTGTTCACAACTTGCGGTGGATGGACGGTCAAAGGCTCGATCAAGGCTTCGACTGGGCGTTGGAGACAAACGAGCTCACCAACCGACTGATTCTCAATCGCGATCATGCGAAGTTGTGTGACTATCAATCGTTGGGCAAGTCAGCCGCACGAGCGATCCCAACGCCGGACCACTACTACCCGCTGCTCTACACGCTGGCTTTGCAGGGACCCCAAGAAGACGTCAAAATTTTCAACGACAAAGCCGTTTTGGGGTCCATCACGATGACCTCTGTTCGCATTGGCTAG
- a CDS encoding DMT family transporter: MSESAQLVSHRRAVLALVVVNVLWGSSFPFIKALNLLADEHFGVDEHTASGAFRAAASAWMTGLRFALAGVLFAVCCSGVLRRVRWPHFLAGIAIGCLFVVGMVLQVSGLSTIPASRSGFLTSLAVVWTPVLATLFERQRPRSTVLLAAGVSLFGVAILTGLLQWSNGGLHFAPDGLGQWKTGDTLTLLAVLFFSGQIVAVDWFGKRLDSLAFTPSMFGTTAVLALLFFALIQPSIPEISASDSTNPGWYALTIQPRFYGLIVLLAIFPSLVAFSLMNRFQPSVSPTQASVLYTLEPLMASTWAMFIPGLLSVWCSVQYANETLTFELVLGGTILILANLLALWPTKKSRTVS, from the coding sequence TTGTCAGAATCAGCCCAATTGGTCTCGCATCGTCGTGCTGTTCTGGCGTTGGTTGTTGTCAACGTGCTGTGGGGATCTTCGTTCCCATTTATCAAGGCGTTGAACCTGCTCGCGGATGAGCACTTTGGTGTGGATGAGCACACCGCCTCGGGAGCCTTCCGCGCGGCGGCGTCGGCGTGGATGACCGGCTTGCGTTTCGCGTTGGCTGGCGTGTTGTTCGCGGTCTGTTGCAGCGGAGTGCTCCGACGTGTCCGGTGGCCACACTTCCTCGCCGGAATCGCGATTGGGTGCCTGTTCGTCGTCGGCATGGTTTTGCAGGTTTCCGGTCTGTCGACCATTCCCGCGTCTCGGAGCGGTTTTCTGACCAGTCTTGCCGTCGTTTGGACGCCCGTCCTAGCAACACTGTTTGAACGTCAGCGTCCCCGGTCGACCGTTCTGCTCGCCGCCGGAGTTTCCCTGTTCGGTGTCGCGATCCTGACTGGATTGCTGCAGTGGTCCAACGGCGGCCTGCATTTCGCGCCCGATGGGCTGGGGCAATGGAAAACCGGTGACACGCTGACTCTGTTGGCGGTGCTGTTTTTCAGTGGCCAGATCGTGGCGGTCGATTGGTTTGGGAAGCGATTGGATTCGCTCGCGTTCACACCGTCGATGTTCGGAACCACCGCCGTGTTGGCGTTGCTGTTCTTCGCGCTGATTCAACCCAGCATCCCAGAGATTTCGGCGAGCGATTCCACCAACCCTGGGTGGTACGCGTTGACCATCCAGCCTCGCTTCTACGGGCTGATTGTCTTGCTAGCGATCTTCCCATCGTTGGTCGCGTTCTCGCTGATGAATCGATTTCAACCTAGCGTTTCACCAACGCAAGCATCGGTGCTCTACACCCTGGAACCACTGATGGCATCCACCTGGGCCATGTTCATTCCTGGACTGCTCAGCGTTTGGTGTTCCGTCCAGTATGCAAACGAAACGTTGACCTTCGAATTGGTTCTGGGCGGAACAATCCTGATTCTCGCGAACTTGCTGGCGCTCTGGCCAACCAAAAAGTCGCGGACCGTTTCTTGA